DNA sequence from the Hoylesella buccalis ATCC 35310 genome:
GCGTGCGGTTGTCTTGCCAAAAGGGCATACGCATGGCATAACTCGCCATACTCATGACGAGCAATGTCACAACGAAACCATATATGCGCCTTTTATTCCGCATGCTGAACTACCGCGATTGACACGTACCTCACCACGGCACGCTTACTTGATTTGCTTCAAAGCCAACTTCACCACCTGCTCTACCGGCAGCGATGGGTCGGATTTCAAGATGCCCTCCACCACTTTGGCACTGGGAGCGGGCGAGAAACCCAGCATGGTGAGCGCACTCACCGCCTCGTCACGGATGCTGGCATCCACCGCCGTTGCAGGCTCACTGCTTACATGCAGCTCGGTGGCAATACCGCTGCTCACGATTTTGTCGCACAGATCTACGATGATGCGCTGTGCCGTTTTCAGTCCAATGCCTTTGACGGCCTTCAACATCCGCTCATCACCATTGGCGATAACGTTGCACAACTCGGCGGGCGAGAGAGTGGATAAAATCATTCGGGCCGTGTTGGCACCCACGCCAGACACGGTGATTAGTAGGCGATACAACTCGCGTTCCTGTTTCGAGAAGAAGCCGTAAAACGTGAAATTGTCATCACGTCCGCCAGTCACCAACGACTCGTGCACATACAACTTCACCTCTTTCTTACCCTGAATGGCACTGTAGGTGTTCAGCGAGATATTCAATCCATAGCCCACACCTGCGGCTTCGAGTACAGCCAGTGCGGGAGTTAATTCGGTCAATTCACCCCTGATGTATTCTATCATGTGATATAAAATGTATATATACGATAGAGATAACGCAGCAACCGCCCGCTTATTGCGTGGCGCATGGAAAGAATGAACACGCCATGCAGCCGCCATCCAACCGCTCACGCATACGGGCGACATTTTCAACACTTAGCATTGGGGTTTTTAGAGCATTGAGTTTGGGCGGCAAAAGCATTGGGTTTGAAGGCCAAAGTCAATGGGTTTGGCCACCAAAGTCAATGACTTGTTTTTGTAACCAAAAAGGGTTTGCAACATTCAAAGAAATGTAAAAATTGCGATTATCCTTTTAAATCATCTTTGTTTGTCTGGAGAAATTTATAATTTTGCGAACGATTATCGTATTTACAGACATAAAAAAGATTGTTTAACGGGTTCGGCAGGGGCATGGATGGCCACGCTCGGCCGGGCGCAATACATGAAAAGAAAATCAATTATGAAGAAAATCAGAGCCGCCGTAGTAGGCTACGGCAACATAGGTCACTATGCCGTTCAGGCATTGGAGGCCGCAGAAGATTTTGAGATAGCTGGCATCGTACGTCGCCAGGGTGCTGAGAACAAACCAGCCGAGCTGGCCGATTACAAGGTTGTGAAGGATATAAAAGAACTGACAGACGTGGATGTGGCCATCCTGGCGACACCTACACGCAGCTGTAAGGAGCATGCCCAGCAGATTTTACCCCTTGGCATCAACACCGTGGACAGCTTTGATATCCACACAGATATCGTTGATTACCGCG
Encoded proteins:
- the ruvA gene encoding Holliday junction branch migration protein RuvA, with product MIEYIRGELTELTPALAVLEAAGVGYGLNISLNTYSAIQGKKEVKLYVHESLVTGGRDDNFTFYGFFSKQERELYRLLITVSGVGANTARMILSTLSPAELCNVIANGDERMLKAVKGIGLKTAQRIIVDLCDKIVSSGIATELHVSSEPATAVDASIRDEAVSALTMLGFSPAPSAKVVEGILKSDPSLPVEQVVKLALKQIK